Within the Phaseolus vulgaris cultivar G19833 chromosome 9, P. vulgaris v2.0, whole genome shotgun sequence genome, the region TAAGAAGCCTCGTCATTTACCTCTGGTTGGACCATGTCGCGTTAGTTCTCATGACTTGTTTGGGGAGGTAGGATTGGTTTTACCTACCCCATGGTAGGCGCCAGAATATTCTAGTTCAAAGTTTAAATGGCTTCAATTTAGAGCATTTCATAATGTCCTCGAAATCAAAATTTTCTTGTATTTATAAGGAGATCCACTCtaaaatttagaagaaaattaaaaattactatTAAATTTGTTCCTAGATCTGTGTAGATTAATCTATAAACGATCAACAATTTAACTACCCCAATTAAGATTTAGGGTTTTAAAACTAAGTTGAGGAACATTGAATCTTTAATCAAACCAACCATAAGGAATCATGCCATGATTATGATATTCCTACTATACATTAACCCTCAATTATCCaaagtaaaaagaaaagtttttgaatgttttttttacaCAATAAAAGTCAATTGGACTCTAATTGATTATGTTGTAAACTTTACAACACTTTTTTCAcgatctatatttatttatatatataaaggggattctcTTTCTTAACTACTCtcaatttttttcctattttatccttatatcaatatatttaattttattactgtattatggtcattgcgtcatttcctattttttataaaaatattaaaacagttatcataagcaaatatttttttgttttgaatttaattttctgAGATATATCTCCATTTCTTCAATTTTCGTGAATGTTTTCCAATTTgaatttttggaattttatcATCGTTTTTTCTCTCTTCGCTCTTACTTTATCTCTCTTCTTCCTCAAATTTCAAGAAACTCAATGAGATAACTCTCATGCTCTCTGTGTCTCTCATACTCTTTATGTATCTCATACATACAGatacacataaatttatattttatttaaataaatataaatgtatataataataatagatatttatgttttatatataaGAAGTATTAATTATAATTCTTAATGCCTAACCTCAAAAACATTCAAAATGTTGAAAAAAAAGGTTAATTTaccttaatatttttattacagTCTTATTATTGTTATCTTGAAATactattagatattattattatgttattaaagTAGGGTTGCAAGTGCTGTGATTTTGCAATAGACTATGATGATTGAAATGAAGGAGTGAAAGTCAATGGGTAGAAAGGAAAGGTGAGATTTTGGAACAATTAAGAGAAAGAAAATCATCAAGAAGTTGGAATTGGAATTGGGAGGGAGTGAAAATGGATTTGGAAGCGGTGAAGAGGTACTTGGAGAAAGGAGTGGGAACATCATCGGAGGTTGATGGGTTACCACCAAGGTTTCTCGAACCCTTAGTAATGAATTCCCTTAAAGTTGATCTCATCCAACCTGGTCGCATTGTCTGTTCCATGAAGATACCTCAACGTTTACTCGTCCGTCCACTCGCTCACGCCTTTGTCTTTTTTCGGTTTTTTATCTTCTCTTTCTaattcttttcttgctttttgttTCCGTAGAACGCTGGCAATTCGTTGCACGGTGGTGCCACCGCTGCGCTGGTGGATGTGGTGGGGTCCGCCGTGATTCCCACCGTTGGATACTCAGGTTCCACTACGGGGGTTTCCGTCGAGATTAATGTTTCCTATTTGGATGCTGCCTATGTCGATGTATCTCACCAACTATCTATCTCTTTTGATCCATTTATTTGCTAATTGAATCATCGTTATGGGGTCAGGTTTGGTTTGTGAAATGCAAGTTCTCGTGTATGAATGAATCATCTTTGGTCTTTCCTCTTTGGATGTCTGTCACGTTGCATTGAATTGAGTATCTTGAGAGTGCTGTGAGAAGAACATTAGTTTAGTATGTATTCGGGGTAAAGAGAGTGGAAGGGATGTGGGTTTTGAATTTCCGAGATTTAGTTGCTGAAATGCGTTGTTTTGACCAAACATGTTGCTCAAGTTCTGGACTTGGCCACCTTAACTTAACTTCTCTTATGATTTGGGAATTGTTTTGCAAATGAGTATTTCTGTCTTTTCTATGTTAGAGTAAGTGTGGGTGAGGTATGTTGGTTATTCTTTGAACTATTGCAATACCAATCTGATTGTATCAAACATGCATTTGGAGGAGTGGAATTTAAGGAGTTGTTTTAGTGGTTTCTGATAATGGATGTAGCGCAAAAATATTACttcactaataataataatactattgaATTGTTATGTTAGGAGGAGATTGAGATCGAGGCCAGGGCACTGCGTGTAGGGAAGGCTGTTGCTGTTATAAGCGTAGAgttcaagaagaaaaaaacaggCAAAATTTTTGCCCAGGGGCGTCATACCAAATTTCTTCCTCTTTCCAGTAAAATGTGAAGGAATATGCACCCAAAACAAACGGTTCAAGTTCAATGTTGTCTCGCCCTTCTATAGCCAATATATCAAAGTGTAACTTCTGATTATGTTTCCTCCACCATGTCATGCAGTTACTTCACTACCTTGAATTTTCTGTACCAGTTCTGGTTGTTATATATGCTCGAAGTTGTTATCCAGCTTTTGATTTTGAATCTTATagtttatgcatatatttgacCTCTAGAAAATAATTTCTACTTCAATCTTCCTTTAGTGATGGATTCATAAACGTTGGCCTATCTTGTCTATCTAGTGGGACAAGGCTCGCTTTTTATTGGCCTTCTCGGCTGTTCTATTCCAATTCTATTCCTTTTGAAATGACTAGAAGATTATCGAACGTAACACTTGTTGTTTGCACTTCATTATAGCCATATTATAATTTACTTCTCTCgttttattttatacaaattagCTTGTACTCCTGGTCCATTTGCAACAATTGTTTCTATTGATCGAGTAACTCTTGCGAGATTCACTTTTCAGTGGAAAAACAAACCAGTTAAACAGACATTTCCTTGTCATTGTTCTCACTCTTGTTTTAAGGTTCTAAAGCATAAATTCTTAATTGATTGTCATCATTCTGCGTGTGTAAATGGTAAAGTGAACATATAAAGCCGTCcaattcttttcttttctaaaacTATACATGTATTGTATCATGAAATGGATCACCATACAGGTACTGAAGGTCATTTTTTAAGCATGGGTCTATTCATAAATAGAAGTTTTGGTCAGGCTACTCAAGTTGTTCATAGTTACCAAAGCTTTTCTTGTTCAAAATTTCATCACCAAATAGTTATTTAAGGTACAATTATTTAATCAGACCCATGTCCTATAATTCCCAGAGCATCTCTGAAGTTGAGCGTGCTCCTCATGGTTCGCCTGCCGATTCCTCCGTTTCCCTTTCTCATCATGGCAGCAAATTCCCCATAATCTATCTGTCCGTCCTGCAGAACAAATCTTCCATTAACCCAACGAACACTGCAACAACAGACAACCTCTAGATAGCAGGACAAAAACGAATACTTACGTTGTCTTGATCAATTTCCTTGACAATTTCATCAATATGGACATCCTCCAAACCGAAATCCTTACAAGCCTGTTGTATCTCATCAATGGTTATGTAACCACTTGCATCTTTGTCAAAATAGGAGAAAGCTGACACCAGATTTTCCTCTCTCTCCAACTTATTTAAGTGGACAGTAGCAGCAATGAATTCACCATAGTCAAGTGTCCCACTATTATCAATATCTGCCTGTAACACGCAAGATCATAGATATCGTTCAACAGTTAAATATTGAAGCCCAAAAAAACAGCACAAATACTAAAAGTGGATTAATCCATGGACAAAAGCAAATGGTCTTACTGCATCCATGAGATCCTTGATTTCAGACTCCATTAGATCAGATCCTACCCGCTTTAAGCCTTCTTTTAGCTCATCAAATGTTATAGTTCCACTGTTATCTGCATCAATCATCTTGAATAACTCCTTTAGACCACCAATTTCTTCCTCAGAGAGCCTCTCCGCAATAACCTAGAAGTGAAGCATACAAAATTGTAAATGTCACAGTATTAGGCTTTGGCATGGAAAACTAGGAATGGATTTTAACTTCCCATTCAAGACGAGTTCCTGATAGAGTTCGAAAATCAAGTCATTAAGGAAAAGCTTAAaaacttgaaaaaaataaatactcaACCTAAGAAACACAATTATGGCCCAAGGCTGGGAAGAAAGTGACCGCAATTCATGTTTGTTGATTTATGACAATTCAATTGAAGCACAACATAGAAAATTGtcattgataaaaatatatcagAAAAAAAACTGACATAAAGAAACAGTTTTAGATAATAATCATGCCAATTCTAAAACAAGGTCAAGTTCCTTCAGAATTGAAACCCTGCAATCCACATCTTCCAATATTAAGGTTAATGCATGAAAATAATACAAGTGTATCAGGTTGGATGCCTTTGATCCATATCGAAAACTCGTATATGATGGAGTTCATAACAGAGAACCAAAACTAAAAGAAATCAAAAGTATATCAATGAAATTCATCTAATTGATGACAGCTGCTGATAAAAGACATTACAACACAATGTGGCTGCTCCACTTCATTCATATATCGGATCCTGGTTCTAATGTATGCATACTATGCCCCTTGGTCTTGCTTTGGTGATAAGGGTGGTTAAGACCCTGAGCAAGATTATTTTGTGTTTCTAACAACAGTACAACGTGTACATACAAAAAGCCATTAATCATATTCACCGTAAAAAGCTTCTTCAAATTCAAACTTTGAAATGTTCCCATAGTGATAAAGATTCAAAAACTCTCTGTCCAAACAGATGTCCAGTGATCCTTTGTGAGAATCTAATGCCTATCGAAACAAGTTGCATTCCTGCAGGCAAAAGCACGCTCATATACCAAACATGGTATCCCTACGGCCATGTAAGACAACTTAGGCTTCTCGCTCATAAAACTTCAGAGAAAATTAAGAAGCTCTGGCATCGTTATTGTTGAATGAGGTCATGCATTTTATTAACCTCTAGAATCAAGAAACCTTTCAATGAATGTACATGAAATTCACAAAGGATTTCCTGATGATCAGGTAGCAACAGTTTGCCATCAGTTTCGCCAGTGGCggaacttttataaaaaaaattgagggaGTCCAGAATAATAAAAAGAACAATGATTCTTAATAGAATTTAttgtaaaatgtttttctatcaaattcttctttctattagaccaaaactaaataaataaaaaaattaaagagattTATACTAATGCTGtaccaaaatataaaataatgacaACTCATACAACatcaaatgcaaaaaaaaaaattgaagataaatcatatatatatatatatatatatatatatacaaatgtaAGTTCTTGTTATGACACTAGCTGCACCACATTACTCTGCATAAGATACCTCATATTATACCAAAAGCCGGGAaccaaaaagagaaaaaataaagttCAAATAACACTAGGAAAAATAACTACTGATTGTTATATTGTAAACTATCAAGATTAAAAGACACTTGTTACAtgagtattatttttttataaaaataattacaacatttttttaagtgATCAAATAAGATTAAATTGTATGTTTCTCTTTACTAATTTCTTTCACTCCTATTAAAATACCACGCTTCCTAAACATATCTACACAGGTAGAAAATGATCAAATTACAGTGTGGTAACTTCAAAAGTATTACAACATCTTTAACccttcattttattataatctAATAAATAGTATTCGTATAATCAATTTAGTAATTTACAATAGCAAAATTCATCTTCAATCATAACCATGCTAAAATGATCCATTGCCAAGATCTCACTATACTTCACATGCAAATGAAAATATCCATGCCCGCGATGAAGGAGTAATGAAGtgtttttctaaattaaaattttagagaaattatttataaaatttaaaaaaaaaaatgacaatgGAGATAGAAAACTTCTAGGAAGTGGTTGCATTCATTCATCCCCCCCTGCATTATTCTCATGCATAGTAACTCCTTttcataattttcaaaaaaagtTTGGGGGACATGGCTCACCCCGCCCTCAAGAAGATCCGCCCGTGTTTAGCCTAATTTCTACCAAAAATGCATATAATTACCACTCCATTCTAAAAGAAGACAAAAACAGGGTATTCGTAAGAGATTAGATGGTTTTTAAATGGTCAGCACTCAGCACACAGAATAATTACGCCCCACTGAAAAGGTTTACAGTCTTACACGCAAAGCCATCTTTTTAAGTTTATTCATTGCAGAGAACTGCTTCAGGCGCGACAAAACAGCAGAATCAAGAGGCTTATCTGGTGCAAGGTTGTCATCAATAATCCATGGGTGACCTGAAACAGAAACCACACAAGTGCCACAAGTTTGAACCCCTTTCCAATAATTGTGAAAGTATTATACAAATCATGTTAGTTGCTTGCTCAATATAAAAGTTTAATAGACTCACAGAGTACTTTGTGAGCTGTAAGCCTTGTTTTTGGATTCCGATCAAGCATTTTTCGAATTAGATCCTTGGCACTGTCTGAAATGCTGGGCCATGGCTCGGACTGGAAATCAAGTCTTCCTAGCAAAATCTGTCGGAAAATCCCCTGCTCAGTTTCTGGAGGTCACAAAATTGGCAGAGAAGTATCAGTAATGATGAAGGATACACAAGAAGAAAACGAATAACATGCGTACATCTACAATTGATAATTTAAATTGCAGGTGACATGTAACTACCAGCCCAAAATGGTGGCACCCCACTTAATAAGATGTACAAAATAACACCAGCACTCCAAACATCTGATTCAGGTCCATAATGCTTACGCAAGACCTCTGGGGCAACATAGTATGGGCTTCCAACAACGTCACAGAAGGTCTCACCTGAAAAGTACATCACTGTGTTAAGCATGCATAATTTGGAAGGGTTTCCAGATGATCTGGTAATAAATGAAATGAAGGACGGTGGAAAATTCAAACTGTAACTACAAGACTAGACCGCAAAACTTCAGATTTAATTTTGAACATTCGTAATTAACAGTCACCAAGACAAAGAAAGGTTTGCTTTAAAAaagatttcaataaaatatggccccaagaaaaagaaaaaatatatatatagaaagagAGACCGAGAGATGGAGAGATAAGGGTTGTACATGAAACCCAAAGGCACATATATGGCCTTTTTCAAAACTTTAAACTTCCAGAAGTTAGAATGCAAAAAGTTCATGTCTTTAGACAACTTACAGAGGACAGAAGTAGGTCATTCACTACTCTTGTTTCAGTTTAGCACCCCCTTCATTTTTTATCAAGTTAGATCCAGACCAATTTCTAATATGGTATCAAGAGTTTGATGCTTACCGACCCCATACTTCGAACACATGAATTTTAGCACAAGGGAGGTAGGTGGGCCTGTGCAATAACCATGCTTCAACACCAAAGAGTTCTTGTGTGAGGGAGTatgttattttttgtaatataaaaCCACTCAACCGTCTTCACCTAATAGTTTAAGCTTTTGGGAAGGTTGATTTTTTAAACAGTAACAAAGAGCCTTTATATCCCGAGTAGTCTAGAGTTCAATCCCTGCCATCCACATACTTCTaatgaaaaattgaattttagCACAAGGTAGGTGGATCTCTACATTATCCGCATCTCAAGCCCAAAGGAGTAAAGGGCTCTTGCATGAGGGATTGTGTTAGACCTATAATATTAAATCATACATTATTCATATGTGTCAACTAATAACTTAAGCATTTATGGATTGCTGGTTCGTGAGATTCAGCATATTGCCTTTCTGGCTTTATCTCCATTGAACccaataaaaacaataaaaatgaaATCCATTTTTATATATCTCTCAAAACATAAAGATcgtgatttcatttcaatctgCGAGACAAAAACAGAATTTATCACATTTTGTATTTTGGTATTAAACTATATCTGTATCTAAGTGGACATGGATTTTTCAAGTCATCCACTAGGAATCAGATTATAAAATCAGTGAAACTTCATTAACAGCATGCACTACTATTCAAACCAACAATTGCTGCTTTTGCAGAAAGCGTAATAAATAGGCTTATCTTATCATTTAATGAAAATCTCAAGAACCACTAGGCCAAGAGGCTTGACTTCATAgcatatttttcataaaagaaCCTAGAAAACACCAGGCAAGAATTAGCTACTGTGAAGCATTctaaaatatgaattatgtaTTTCTCCTTCAAACCAGCAACAAGCCGCCGGAAACAGATCGATCCAAATTAAAACAATGACTAGGCATCAATCAAGGGAAAGATAAAAACTCAAACGAGATGCAACAAATTTTGTCAGAGTGCTCATTGAGGTTAAAACCAGAGCTCGGTTAACGCACACAATGATTTCACTTCCTGATCAAAATTGAACGCATTCACATTCATCCTTAAATAGGACCCCAATGACAATAACTAACCTTGAATTGATCGCATTCAGAAGCAAACAGAAGAAGCAACTCCGATTCTAACGTTTACCCAGATCGCAATAAGCACCAAAGTAGAATCATGAAAGAAATAGATCGGAACCTAACCTGGCTTATAAAAGACAGACAAGCCAAAATCGGTGGTTTTGAGCTTGGCATCTTCCTCAACAGTGTCAAAGAGAAAGTTCTCGGGCTTGAGGTCCCTGTGCATGACTCCAAGCGAGTGACAAGCCTCGACAACCTCAACAATGGTCTTGATGAGCTTGGCGGCCTGACGCTCACTGTAGTGGCCCTTCTGAACGATCCTGTCGAAGAGCTCGCCGCCCTCGCAGAGCTCCATGACGAGGTGGACGGAGGAGGTGTCCTCGTAGGTGCCGTGGATCCTGACGACGTTGGGGTGTTCGGAGAGGTGGTGCATTATCTGAATCTCCCTCCAAACGTCATCGTAGTCCTCCTTGCAGAGAAGCTTCCGCTTGGGGATTGACTTGCAGGCAAAGGTGCGAGCCGTGGCGTTGTGCGTGCAGAGGAAGGTCGTGCCAAATTGCCCCTGACCCAGCTTCCGCCCCAGCGTGTACACCTCCCTCACGTTCTCCGTGCGGTACGGCAGCACCCACGCAGCCTTCGGTGCGCCTCCGCCACTGCCCGGTTGAGACTTCGACATTGCcaacactctctctctctctctctccgaCTCAGAGTCAGCAAAAGAGAAACCAACGAAGAAAAGAAGACCCggtaaaaattgaaaataaataaaaacaatttctgCGTTTTTCTGCTGACCCTCACTTCAACTCTTACCACTTAAGATACTCAATGCTCCTCTTTTTTTTCTATGTCAGAACTCACCAACTTTAACCTCTcaccaaaaaaaatatataaattcaaattacagataattgtaagaaaaactgttttcgtcaaattatataaaaacgtatatttattattattattatcattattaatctatgtttaaaaaaa harbors:
- the LOC137820233 gene encoding uncharacterized protein; its protein translation is MDLEAVKRYLEKGVGTSSEVDGLPPRFLEPLVMNSLKVDLIQPGRIVCSMKIPQRLLNAGNSLHGGATAALVDVVGSAVIPTVGYSGSTTGVSVEINVSYLDAAYVDEEIEIEARALRVGKAVAVISVEFKKKKTGKIFAQGRHTKFLPLSSKM
- the LOC137820232 gene encoding calcium-dependent protein kinase SK5-like translates to MSKSQPGSGGGAPKAAWVLPYRTENVREVYTLGRKLGQGQFGTTFLCTHNATARTFACKSIPKRKLLCKEDYDDVWREIQIMHHLSEHPNVVRIHGTYEDTSSVHLVMELCEGGELFDRIVQKGHYSERQAAKLIKTIVEVVEACHSLGVMHRDLKPENFLFDTVEEDAKLKTTDFGLSVFYKPGETFCDVVGSPYYVAPEVLRKHYGPESDVWSAGVILYILLSGVPPFWAETEQGIFRQILLGRLDFQSEPWPSISDSAKDLIRKMLDRNPKTRLTAHKVLCHPWIIDDNLAPDKPLDSAVLSRLKQFSAMNKLKKMALRVIAERLSEEEIGGLKELFKMIDADNSGTITFDELKEGLKRVGSDLMESEIKDLMDAADIDNSGTLDYGEFIAATVHLNKLEREENLVSAFSYFDKDASGYITIDEIQQACKDFGLEDVHIDEIVKEIDQDNDGQIDYGEFAAMMRKGNGGIGRRTMRSTLNFRDALGIIGHGSD